The following are encoded in a window of Brevibacillus ruminantium genomic DNA:
- a CDS encoding ThiF family adenylyltransferase gives MGQRYSRQILFSPIGEAGQAVLQRKKVAIVGMGALGTVLANHLVRAGVGYLRLIDRDFVEESNLQRQMLYEEEDARQHLPKAVAAMNKLQAINSGVTVEGVVADLGPGNAEALLADADVILDGTDNFHVRYLINDVAVKHQIPWVYGGVVSARGMFAVIRPGVTPCFRCLFPTSASGRGETCDTVGVIGPIVHIVASYQATEALKLLVGAEDKLNPHLEQLDIWQNDQMQMDISTGRNPSCDVCASRNFHYLGITEPEGEDFALLCGRDTVQISPQYPQTVDLEQLAHRLHKIGAVNLNAFLLRFHIDAYTLVFFKDGRVLVQGTDEISVARTLYAKYVGH, from the coding sequence GTGGGACAACGCTATTCCAGGCAGATTCTGTTTTCCCCGATCGGTGAGGCCGGGCAAGCCGTATTGCAGCGAAAGAAAGTAGCGATTGTCGGAATGGGTGCATTGGGGACTGTCCTTGCCAATCATCTGGTCCGGGCAGGTGTAGGGTATCTGCGGCTGATCGACCGTGATTTTGTCGAGGAGAGCAATTTGCAAAGGCAGATGCTTTACGAGGAAGAGGATGCCCGCCAGCATCTGCCCAAGGCGGTCGCCGCGATGAACAAGCTGCAAGCGATCAATTCCGGGGTTACGGTCGAAGGGGTCGTTGCAGACCTCGGTCCGGGAAATGCAGAGGCGCTTCTTGCAGATGCGGATGTAATTCTCGATGGCACAGACAATTTTCATGTCCGTTATTTGATCAATGACGTGGCCGTCAAGCACCAGATTCCCTGGGTCTACGGCGGTGTGGTCAGTGCGCGCGGCATGTTTGCCGTCATCCGTCCGGGAGTGACCCCCTGCTTTCGCTGTCTGTTTCCTACCTCAGCTTCTGGACGGGGAGAAACCTGTGATACCGTCGGAGTGATCGGGCCCATCGTTCACATCGTCGCTTCCTACCAAGCGACAGAGGCACTGAAGCTGCTGGTAGGAGCGGAAGACAAATTGAATCCACATCTGGAGCAGCTGGACATCTGGCAGAATGATCAAATGCAAATGGATATTTCCACAGGAAGAAACCCGTCGTGCGACGTATGTGCATCGCGGAACTTCCATTATTTGGGCATAACTGAGCCGGAAGGGGAGGATTTTGCCCTGCTCTGCGGCAGAGATACGGTACAGATCAGCCCGCAATACCCGCAAACCGTTGATCTGGAACAATTGGCCCATCGTTTGCATAAGATTGGAGCAGTAAACCTCAATGCCTTCCTCCTCCGCTTTCATATTGACGCCTATACGCTCGTCTTCTTCAAGGACGGCCGTGTGCTCGTACAAGGGACGGATGAGATCTCGGTAGCCCGGACTCTCTACGCTAAATATGTAGGCCATTAG
- a CDS encoding aldehyde ferredoxin oxidoreductase family protein, which produces MNLGGFKNREIVVDLSSGAVDYREINEELAKKYIGGRGLGVKYVYDNGPEVEPFSEENILCVMTGPVTGSRSAMSGRLCMVTKSPLTNTVTDSHMGGWSAARIKWAGVDNLIFKGKSDKPVYLYIEDGQGELRDASDLWGQGTRATVKAMQDRYGKENLSVICIGQAGENLVRYAGFINENDRAAGRGGTGAVAGSKKLKAIVIKAAQKGNMPVPVQDEEYKQANQKALKAIMEGGLTAPKKGGLSVYGTNVLTNIINEVGALPAMNSKYSHWEGAEGHSGETVNATLLVADNTCHACPVACKKEVEVKEGKYKTRVESFEYESGWALGANCGLGDAAAISYIINLCNEHGMDTIELGNTLSCMMEAYERGLTEEHIDWGDADRMIELTEMLVFRKGVGDVLAEGTARAAKLFGDENLAMCVKGQAIPAYDPRGIQGIGLGYATSNRGACHLRGYTVASEIAGIPMPTDRLQPEGKGELLKVFQDLLAFSDSMNICKFSSFSENAENYAEQYSAMTGQKVSADDVMKIGERIYNLERHYNNLAGFDKREDDYLPKRFTEEPGTGNSAGHVSRMDIMLDEYYQVRGWVDGVVPEEKLKELGIA; this is translated from the coding sequence ATGAACCTGGGAGGTTTTAAAAACCGCGAGATCGTGGTCGATCTCTCCTCCGGAGCCGTTGATTATCGGGAAATCAACGAGGAATTGGCGAAGAAATATATTGGCGGCCGCGGATTGGGAGTGAAGTACGTGTATGACAATGGACCGGAGGTGGAACCGTTCTCCGAAGAGAACATCCTCTGCGTCATGACCGGACCGGTGACCGGCTCGCGCTCTGCGATGAGCGGCCGTCTCTGCATGGTGACAAAGTCCCCGCTGACCAATACCGTAACCGATTCCCATATGGGCGGCTGGTCGGCTGCGCGGATTAAGTGGGCGGGAGTTGACAATCTCATTTTTAAAGGGAAAAGCGACAAGCCTGTCTATCTTTATATCGAAGACGGTCAAGGAGAGCTTCGCGATGCCAGCGATCTCTGGGGACAGGGGACCCGCGCCACCGTCAAAGCGATGCAAGATCGGTACGGCAAGGAAAATCTGAGTGTGATCTGCATCGGACAAGCGGGAGAAAACCTGGTGCGCTATGCCGGATTCATCAACGAAAACGACCGTGCAGCAGGCCGTGGCGGCACGGGTGCGGTTGCCGGAAGCAAAAAACTGAAGGCGATCGTCATCAAGGCCGCTCAAAAAGGAAACATGCCGGTGCCAGTTCAGGATGAAGAGTACAAGCAAGCCAACCAGAAAGCGCTCAAGGCGATTATGGAAGGCGGCCTGACCGCACCGAAAAAAGGCGGTCTGTCCGTATACGGCACCAACGTGTTGACCAACATCATCAACGAAGTAGGCGCACTGCCGGCGATGAATTCCAAATATTCGCACTGGGAGGGCGCAGAGGGACACAGCGGTGAGACCGTCAATGCCACGCTGCTGGTTGCCGACAATACCTGTCATGCCTGTCCGGTCGCTTGCAAAAAAGAAGTGGAGGTCAAGGAAGGAAAGTACAAGACACGCGTCGAGAGCTTCGAGTATGAATCCGGCTGGGCGCTCGGAGCAAACTGCGGTCTGGGTGATGCTGCCGCCATTTCTTATATCATCAATCTCTGCAACGAGCACGGCATGGATACGATCGAGCTGGGAAACACGCTCTCCTGCATGATGGAGGCCTATGAAAGAGGGCTGACCGAAGAGCATATTGACTGGGGCGATGCTGACCGGATGATCGAGCTGACCGAAATGCTCGTCTTCCGCAAAGGGGTTGGCGATGTGCTGGCGGAGGGGACAGCCCGGGCAGCGAAACTATTCGGTGACGAGAACCTGGCCATGTGCGTCAAGGGGCAAGCGATTCCCGCATACGATCCGCGCGGGATTCAGGGGATCGGACTGGGGTATGCGACGAGCAATCGCGGAGCATGCCATCTGCGCGGGTACACAGTGGCAAGTGAAATCGCGGGAATTCCGATGCCGACCGACCGCTTGCAGCCAGAAGGAAAGGGCGAGCTGCTGAAGGTGTTCCAGGACCTGCTCGCTTTCTCCGACTCGATGAATATCTGCAAATTCTCCTCCTTCTCGGAAAATGCGGAGAACTACGCAGAGCAGTATTCGGCCATGACCGGCCAAAAGGTGAGCGCCGATGATGTAATGAAGATCGGTGAGCGCATCTACAACCTGGAGCGCCATTACAATAATCTGGCCGGCTTTGACAAACGGGAGGACGACTACCTGCCGAAGCGCTTTACGGAAGAACCGGGTACGGGCAACAGCGCCGGCCACGTCAGCAGAATGGATATCATGCTGGATGAGTATTATCAGGTGCGCGGCTGGGTTGACGGCGTCGTACCGGAGGAAAAACTGAAAGAGCTGGGCATCGCTTGA
- the thrS gene encoding threonine--tRNA ligase: MAQINVTFPDGAVRPYEAGVSIEDIAGSISSSLKKKAVAGKVNGKVVDLYTPVLEDAAVEIVTLDSTDGLEVYRHSTAHLLAQAIKRVYGKDVKLGIGPVIEDGFYYDMDIPVSLNPEDLPKIEAEMEKIVKEDLPIRRKEVSREEALAIFQELNDHLKLELIRDLPEDATITIYEQGEFFDLCRGPHLPSTGLIKAFKLMSVAGAYWRGKSDNQVLQRVYGTAWPKKSELDEYLHFIEEAKKRDHRKLGKELELFMFSEEAPGMPFYLPNGFTVRNELEQFSRRLQQLAHYTEVRSPFIMNQRLWLQSGHWDHYHENMYFSEVDDTTYALKPMNCPGHMLIYKNKMHSYRDLPIRYSEFGQVHRHEYSGALNGMLRVRTFCQDDAHVFVRPDQIESEIKSMIKLIDSIYKVFGFEYSVALSTRPEDSMGSDELWELAESSLKNVLEEAGLPYEIKEGDGAFYGPKIDFQITDALKRRHQCGTIQLDFQMPEKFDLTYVGQDNEKHRPVVLHRAMYGSMERFIGILIEHYAGAFPVWLTPVQVRLMTINEVHVEYAQKVKEKMEQAGIRVELDARNEKIGYKIREAQVQKVPYMLVIGENEVAEGTLSVRKRGVGDEGAMTVDAFLDKINKEISEMK, encoded by the coding sequence GTGGCACAAATCAACGTTACATTCCCGGACGGAGCCGTGCGTCCGTATGAGGCAGGCGTCTCCATTGAAGATATCGCCGGCTCGATCAGCTCCAGCCTGAAGAAAAAAGCAGTGGCTGGGAAAGTAAACGGCAAAGTAGTCGATTTGTATACACCGGTATTGGAGGATGCGGCTGTCGAGATCGTCACCCTCGATTCCACCGACGGATTGGAAGTGTATCGCCACAGTACGGCTCACTTGCTGGCCCAGGCGATCAAGCGTGTGTACGGCAAAGATGTAAAGCTGGGGATTGGCCCGGTAATTGAGGATGGTTTTTACTACGACATGGATATCCCGGTATCACTGAATCCGGAAGATCTTCCAAAAATCGAGGCGGAAATGGAGAAAATCGTTAAAGAAGATCTCCCTATCCGCCGAAAAGAGGTAAGCCGTGAAGAAGCACTTGCCATCTTCCAGGAGCTGAATGATCACCTGAAGCTGGAGCTGATTCGCGATCTGCCTGAGGATGCGACCATCACGATCTACGAGCAAGGCGAATTTTTTGACTTGTGCCGCGGTCCTCATTTGCCGTCCACCGGTTTGATCAAAGCATTCAAGCTGATGAGTGTGGCCGGTGCTTACTGGCGCGGCAAGTCAGACAATCAGGTTCTCCAGCGCGTTTACGGTACAGCGTGGCCGAAAAAATCGGAGCTGGATGAATACCTGCACTTCATCGAAGAAGCGAAAAAGCGTGATCACCGCAAGCTCGGCAAGGAATTGGAGCTGTTCATGTTCTCGGAAGAGGCTCCGGGCATGCCGTTCTACCTGCCAAACGGTTTTACCGTACGCAACGAGCTGGAGCAATTCTCCCGCCGTCTGCAGCAGCTCGCTCACTACACAGAGGTGCGTTCACCATTCATCATGAACCAGCGTCTCTGGCTGCAGTCCGGACACTGGGATCACTACCATGAGAACATGTACTTCTCCGAGGTGGATGACACAACCTACGCTCTGAAGCCGATGAACTGTCCGGGCCACATGCTGATCTACAAAAACAAGATGCACTCCTACCGTGATCTGCCGATCCGATACTCCGAGTTCGGCCAGGTTCACCGTCACGAATACTCCGGTGCTCTGAACGGCATGCTCCGGGTACGCACCTTCTGCCAAGACGATGCCCACGTCTTCGTGCGTCCCGACCAGATCGAAAGCGAGATCAAAAGCATGATAAAGCTCATCGACAGCATCTACAAGGTGTTCGGCTTCGAATACAGCGTCGCGCTCTCGACTCGTCCGGAAGACTCGATGGGATCCGACGAACTGTGGGAACTGGCGGAAAGCTCGCTGAAAAATGTACTGGAAGAGGCTGGTTTGCCGTACGAGATTAAGGAAGGAGACGGAGCCTTCTACGGACCGAAAATTGACTTCCAAATTACAGATGCGCTGAAGCGCCGTCACCAGTGCGGTACCATTCAGCTTGACTTCCAGATGCCAGAGAAATTTGACCTGACCTATGTCGGCCAGGACAACGAGAAGCACCGCCCGGTGGTTCTGCACCGCGCGATGTACGGCTCGATGGAGCGCTTCATCGGTATCCTGATCGAGCACTACGCGGGCGCTTTCCCAGTCTGGCTCACTCCTGTACAAGTGCGTCTGATGACCATCAACGAAGTGCATGTGGAGTACGCACAAAAAGTGAAGGAAAAAATGGAGCAAGCCGGCATCCGCGTCGAGTTGGATGCGCGTAATGAAAAGATCGGCTATAAAATCCGTGAAGCCCAGGTGCAAAAAGTGCCGTATATGCTGGTCATCGGGGAAAACGAAGTGGCAGAGGGCACACTCTCTGTTCGCAAACGCGGAGTAGGCGACGAAGGCGCCATGACAGTGGATGCGTTCCTTGACAAGATTAATAAAGAAATCAGCGAAATGAAATAA
- the ytxC gene encoding putative sporulation protein YtxC — protein MQTYTLFFENVPAHCEVFRSILHDMKERVKTDPVRITYEEQQQDSFTLFRFQSWCQEEYNAETIEWARAYISLAVAEWVLRAKEPEVMEEIATDLILSEELEEEWPSIIPFVQRLCLEETIPGDTLQMTSRKARIYRKVFDYLEDERHINVLGFVRFRLQDHWNELFELVETGLDDYLEDRQYQEFVDLLRYFVADQETKQEVVHVVPSVDKPFHLYDKHGERIWLEQLDAILSVDEQKCRDEDYLVSALVTLAPERIVLHLAEDRPSLIQTVKSIFETRLMTCHSCPLCLSGRRILDGNKPTPL, from the coding sequence ATGCAAACCTATACCCTGTTTTTTGAAAATGTCCCTGCGCATTGTGAAGTGTTTCGCTCCATCTTGCATGACATGAAGGAGCGGGTAAAAACAGATCCGGTGCGCATTACATATGAGGAGCAGCAGCAGGATTCCTTTACGCTGTTTCGTTTTCAGAGCTGGTGCCAGGAAGAATACAACGCCGAGACGATCGAATGGGCGCGTGCGTACATCTCCTTGGCAGTTGCTGAATGGGTCCTTCGGGCAAAAGAACCGGAAGTGATGGAAGAGATCGCGACAGATCTGATCCTGTCCGAAGAGTTGGAAGAGGAATGGCCGTCCATCATCCCGTTTGTGCAACGCTTGTGCTTGGAGGAGACAATTCCGGGCGACACGCTGCAAATGACTTCGCGGAAGGCCCGGATCTATCGCAAGGTGTTTGACTACCTGGAGGACGAGCGGCACATCAACGTACTTGGCTTTGTCCGGTTCCGACTGCAGGATCATTGGAATGAACTGTTTGAGTTGGTGGAGACCGGTTTGGATGACTATCTGGAAGACCGGCAGTATCAGGAGTTTGTCGATTTGCTCCGCTATTTCGTTGCCGATCAGGAAACCAAGCAGGAAGTGGTTCACGTCGTTCCTAGTGTGGACAAACCTTTCCATCTCTATGACAAGCACGGAGAGCGAATTTGGCTGGAGCAGTTGGACGCGATTCTCTCGGTTGACGAGCAGAAATGCCGGGACGAAGATTATTTGGTCAGTGCGCTGGTCACGCTGGCTCCCGAACGAATCGTGCTGCATCTGGCAGAGGACAGGCCCTCGCTCATTCAGACGGTGAAAAGCATCTTCGAAACTCGGCTGATGACCTGTCACTCTTGCCCCTTGTGTTTATCAGGCAGACGCATACTTGACGGGAACAAACCAACTCCGCTATAA
- a CDS encoding substrate-binding domain-containing protein, whose protein sequence is MDRSYLTPEEVASALKLSKYTVYEMIKRKELPASKIGRALRILRTDLDHFMRQHKSAPDEEASPYGRAGRESNRKPSAEIYFAGSHDLSLDLLTRALGKRGITLLPVFSGSMDGLIELYKQRVDMAGCHLLDQSTGEYNLTHIRSLLPNEEIAVVNLVNRWQGFIVPLGNPRMITSWEEFLSGRHRIVNRQRGSGTRLLLDCKLRQFGHASESIPGYEHEVSTHYEVASAVLRGDADVALGIESAAKGLGLDFFPVQEERYDLVIPTRLLNQERFRVFLEVLRDPSFKQAVVALGGYGVSSTGKILERL, encoded by the coding sequence ATGGACAGGTCTTACTTGACCCCGGAGGAGGTCGCTTCCGCTTTAAAGCTGTCCAAGTACACCGTTTACGAAATGATCAAGCGCAAAGAGCTGCCCGCATCCAAAATTGGACGAGCACTGCGCATCCTTCGTACCGATCTGGACCACTTCATGCGCCAGCATAAATCAGCGCCGGACGAAGAAGCTTCTCCCTATGGGCGAGCCGGCAGGGAAAGCAATCGGAAACCGTCAGCAGAGATCTATTTTGCAGGCAGTCACGACCTCTCTCTGGATCTGCTTACCCGGGCATTGGGCAAACGGGGAATTACTCTGTTGCCTGTCTTCTCCGGCAGCATGGACGGGTTGATCGAGCTGTACAAGCAGCGCGTCGATATGGCTGGCTGTCATTTGCTCGACCAAAGCACCGGCGAGTACAATCTGACGCATATCCGCTCGCTCCTGCCAAATGAAGAGATCGCGGTCGTCAATCTGGTCAATCGTTGGCAAGGCTTCATCGTACCACTAGGCAATCCGCGAATGATCACCAGTTGGGAAGAGTTTCTCTCCGGACGGCATCGGATTGTGAACCGTCAACGCGGCTCGGGCACTCGCCTCCTGCTCGACTGCAAACTGCGCCAGTTTGGCCATGCTTCCGAGAGCATTCCGGGTTATGAGCACGAGGTCAGCACGCACTACGAGGTGGCCTCCGCTGTGCTTCGCGGTGATGCTGATGTCGCACTGGGGATTGAAAGTGCTGCCAAAGGGCTTGGCCTCGACTTTTTTCCCGTACAAGAAGAGCGTTATGATCTGGTCATTCCTACCCGTTTGCTGAATCAGGAGCGCTTTCGCGTCTTTCTGGAGGTGTTGCGCGATCCTTCTTTCAAACAAGCTGTGGTTGCATTGGGCGGCTACGGTGTTTCCTCGACCGGGAAAATTCTTGAACGCCTCTAA
- a CDS encoding ABC transporter permease: protein MIITPEVWEVVWLSLKVTTTAILLGSLIGIPLGAFLGLYSFPGKGLAVVLIYTCMGLPPVLVGVVVYLLLSRYGPLGSLGLLFTPEAMVIAQVVLVTPILAGLSMSAVQSKERAYWETAKSLGASPAQMVLTIVKEARKGIWSGVAAAYGRAISEVGAVMLVGGNIEHHTRVMTTAIILETRMGNFTSGLQLGVVLLFISFLFNSFLVMGVLQQLKSGRR, encoded by the coding sequence ATGATAATCACTCCAGAGGTATGGGAGGTTGTCTGGCTCTCCCTGAAAGTGACAACAACTGCCATTCTGCTTGGGTCACTGATCGGCATTCCATTAGGCGCGTTTCTCGGCCTGTATTCTTTCCCGGGAAAAGGTCTGGCCGTCGTTTTGATCTACACCTGTATGGGACTTCCTCCCGTTTTGGTGGGGGTCGTCGTCTACCTGCTGCTTTCTCGCTACGGTCCTCTGGGATCGCTTGGCCTGCTATTCACACCGGAAGCGATGGTGATCGCACAAGTCGTCCTGGTTACGCCTATTCTGGCCGGACTGAGCATGTCAGCCGTCCAGTCCAAGGAGAGGGCTTACTGGGAAACAGCCAAAAGTCTGGGAGCCAGTCCAGCTCAGATGGTCCTGACCATCGTAAAGGAAGCGCGCAAAGGAATCTGGTCGGGGGTGGCGGCTGCCTATGGCAGGGCGATCTCCGAGGTTGGGGCTGTGATGCTGGTTGGGGGCAATATTGAGCATCACACCCGCGTCATGACCACAGCGATTATTCTGGAGACGAGAATGGGCAACTTCACTTCCGGGCTGCAGCTCGGAGTGGTGCTTCTCTTCATCAGCTTTTTGTTTAACAGCTTTCTTGTCATGGGAGTACTCCAACAACTAAAAAGCGGGCGGAGATGA
- a CDS encoding substrate-binding domain-containing protein encodes MDLKRMRAFSLFFAMVLCLLLTACTSSTGSTPAPQAPSGQEQQGQTAGQAPAAPDPASTAASEVKQSGTGQEIILATTTSTQDSGLLDTLLPLFEQNSGIKVKVIAVGTGQAIKLGEDGNADVVLVHSRKSEDEFVANGFGINAYDVMYNQFYIVGPADDPAGVKSAKSATEALSRIAEKKATFISRGDDSGTDKKEKSIWKEASITPEGNWYLSSGQGMGATLQMADEKNAYTLTDEATFLSRKMNLQVLKQGDESLLNPYGIIQVKTTSKPDAAEKLIQFFVGEEGQKAISQFGADKYGKGLFVPSAKKR; translated from the coding sequence ATGGATTTGAAACGCATGCGTGCCTTCTCGCTTTTTTTCGCAATGGTCCTGTGCTTGCTGCTCACTGCCTGTACTTCCTCCACAGGGTCCACCCCTGCCCCGCAGGCGCCTTCCGGGCAAGAGCAGCAGGGTCAAACAGCTGGACAGGCTCCTGCTGCACCTGACCCTGCTTCAACAGCGGCTTCTGAGGTGAAGCAGTCTGGTACCGGTCAGGAGATCATCCTGGCGACGACAACCAGCACGCAGGATTCCGGCTTGCTGGATACGCTCCTTCCCCTTTTTGAACAAAACAGCGGCATCAAAGTAAAGGTGATCGCTGTAGGCACGGGACAAGCCATTAAACTGGGTGAGGACGGAAACGCCGATGTAGTGTTGGTGCACTCGCGCAAGTCGGAAGATGAATTCGTCGCAAATGGCTTTGGGATCAATGCGTATGACGTCATGTACAACCAGTTCTACATCGTAGGTCCGGCAGACGACCCGGCAGGCGTAAAATCGGCCAAATCAGCCACAGAGGCTTTGAGCCGCATCGCGGAGAAAAAAGCTACTTTCATTTCCCGGGGCGATGACTCCGGCACGGACAAAAAAGAGAAGAGCATTTGGAAAGAAGCAAGCATAACGCCTGAAGGAAACTGGTATCTCTCCTCGGGTCAAGGCATGGGAGCAACCTTGCAGATGGCCGACGAGAAAAACGCCTATACCTTGACTGATGAGGCCACTTTTCTTTCCCGTAAAATGAACCTGCAGGTGCTGAAGCAAGGAGACGAATCTCTTTTAAATCCGTACGGAATTATTCAGGTGAAAACCACATCCAAGCCAGATGCTGCGGAGAAATTGATTCAGTTCTTCGTTGGCGAAGAAGGTCAAAAAGCAATTAGCCAATTCGGCGCGGATAAATATGGAAAAGGATTGTTCGTTCCTTCCGCGAAAAAACGATAG
- a CDS encoding ABC transporter ATP-binding protein: MNQLELRDLQVVYSGKNVLQVEQTSFERGKIVGIVGPSGSGKSTLLRVMSLLERPATGMMNVFGTSVHLPSLTHANGLALQRIIGFVQQKPTMFDATVFDNVALGLRYRKMDRATIQARVTEALKLVELEDAEAQRAPTLSGGEAQRVALARVLVYQPDLLFLDEPTANLDPYNVSIYERVIQAVHRQHQTTILIVSHNLQQARRLTDRCLFLHKGRIVEACDTASFFEQPQTSGLQDFLCGRMIY, translated from the coding sequence ATGAATCAACTGGAGCTGCGTGATCTGCAAGTTGTCTATTCGGGAAAAAACGTATTGCAGGTAGAACAGACTTCCTTTGAGCGAGGGAAAATCGTTGGCATCGTCGGTCCCAGCGGATCGGGGAAAAGCACATTACTGCGTGTCATGTCCCTGCTGGAGCGACCAGCTACAGGCATGATGAATGTATTTGGTACCTCAGTCCATCTCCCTTCCCTCACTCATGCAAACGGCCTTGCACTTCAACGAATAATCGGCTTCGTCCAACAAAAACCGACGATGTTTGATGCTACTGTATTCGACAACGTGGCGCTTGGTCTGCGTTACCGGAAAATGGACAGGGCGACGATCCAGGCACGTGTAACAGAAGCCCTCAAACTGGTAGAATTGGAAGATGCTGAAGCCCAGCGTGCCCCTACCCTCTCTGGCGGGGAAGCTCAGCGGGTGGCTTTGGCCAGAGTGCTGGTGTATCAACCGGACCTGCTCTTTCTGGATGAACCCACAGCCAATCTCGATCCCTATAACGTCTCTATCTACGAACGCGTCATCCAGGCTGTTCACAGGCAGCATCAGACGACGATTCTGATCGTCTCTCACAATCTCCAGCAGGCCCGCAGACTGACGGACAGATGCCTGTTTCTCCACAAAGGACGCATCGTGGAGGCATGTGATACCGCGTCGTTCTTTGAGCAACCACAGACAAGTGGTTTGCAGGATTTTCTCTGCGGCCGGATGATCTACTGA